ATAAACGATCCGGCAACAGCCCGTAAATGGGTGAAGTACGCCGCCAAAAAAGGTGTAGATGGACTTAAGCTCGGTGCTTTCGAACCACGAATCATGGCTGCCCTTATTGATGAAGCTATCAAGAACAATTTGGGCACCACTGCTCATTTGGCTCAAACTGGCGTGGCTCGGATGAATACCATTGATGCAGCTCGACTAGGTCTCGGTACTCAAACGCATTATTACGGTCTTTTTGAATCCATGTATGAAAACCACGATATTCAACCCTGGCCGGTAGATATGAATTACAATAATGAACAGCACCGTTTCGGTCAAGTGGCACGCCAATGGAGTTTGGTGACGCCTAATGGCGGAAAGTGGGAATCACTTAAAAAAGAATTGCTTGAATTGGATATGACCATGGACCCCACCATGAATATTTATGCCGCCGGTCGCAATGTGATGATGGCCCGAAATGCGGATTGGCACGATATATATACTCTCCCATCCCAGTGGGATTATTACGCACCCAGCAGACGTGCCCACGGATCATATTGGTTCAATTGGACTACCGCAGATGAAATTGCATGGAAAAAATTCTACCAAGTATGGATGCAATTCTTAAATGAATACAAAAATGCTGGTGGCCGAGTAACTACCGGTTCTGATAGTGGATTCATTTATAAACTTTATGGATTTGGGTTTGTTGAAGAAATGGAATTGTTGCAA
This DNA window, taken from Candidatus Neomarinimicrobiota bacterium, encodes the following:
- a CDS encoding amidohydrolase family protein, with product MRRLFRTSIIFYIISIFLVAQDKPKSILPGPDRAEGEGPFKRLVIRGAIVIDGSGAPPRGPVDIVIEGNKITSVSGVGYPGVPINDERRPKAGDYEIDAHGSYVMPGFVDMHAHAGDPQKAPETEYVYKLWLAHGVTTVRGVGLGSLEFSLSEKKRSAKNEITAPRIWAYQRPGQGKDWKGGSINDPATARKWVKYAAKKGVDGLKLGAFEPRIMAALIDEAIKNNLGTTAHLAQTGVARMNTIDAARLGLGTQTHYYGLFESMYENHDIQPWPVDMNYNNEQHRFGQVARQWSLVTPNGGKWESLKKELLELDMTMDPTMNIYAAGRNVMMARNADWHDIYTLPSQWDYYAPSRRAHGSYWFNWTTADEIAWKKFYQVWMQFLNEYKNAGGRVTTGSDSGFIYKLYGFGFVEEMELLQ